Proteins encoded within one genomic window of Humulus lupulus chromosome 1, drHumLupu1.1, whole genome shotgun sequence:
- the LOC133793152 gene encoding expansin-like A1 has product MALLLCFIFFLILSSANACDRCVHQTKVAYFSKASALSSGACGYGSLALGISGGHLAAAVPSIYKEGAGCGACFQMRCNNPTLCTKEGTVVTVTDLNPNNRTDFVLSSRAFSAMARKGMGYDILKLGIVDVKYKRVPCDYKNKNLAVRVEESSQKPNYLAIKFLYQGGQTEIVAVDIAQVGSANWGFLSRNHGAVWDTSRVPAGALQLRLVVTSGYDGKWVWAKSVLPSDWKTGAVYDSGVQIDDIAQEGCSPCDDGSWN; this is encoded by the exons ATGGCTTTGTTGCTTTGCTTCATCTTCTTTCTTATTCTCTCTTCTGCAAATGCTTGTGATCGCTGCGTGCACCAAACAAAGGTTGCCTATTTCTCCAAAGCTTCTGCACTTTCCT CTGGGGCATGTGGGTATGGCTCGCTGGCCTTGGGCATCAGTGGTGGGCACCTTGCGGCTGCAGTGCCTTCAATTTACAAAGAAGGTGCCGGTTGTGGTGCATGCTTTCAG ATGAGATGCAATAACCCTACTCTATGTACCAAAGAAGGGACTGTAGTAACAGTGACTGATCTCAATCCTAATAACAGAACAGATTTTGTTCTAAGCAGTAGAGCTTTCTCGGCCATGGCTCGCAAGGGTATGGGCTATGATATTTTGAAGCTTGGGATTGTGGACGTTAAATACAAGAG AGTACCTTGCGATTACAAGAACAAAAATTTGGCCGTAAGAGTGGAAGAATCAAGCCAAAAGCCAAACTACTTAGCAATCAAGTTCCTGTATCAAGGGGGTCAGACTGAAATAGTAGCCGTTGATATCGCTCAG GTTGGTTCGGCTAATTGGGGTTTCTTGAGTCGAAACCACGGGGCAGTGTGGGACACAAGTAGAGTACCGGCCGGGGCGTTGCAACTCCGGCTGGTGGTGACGTCGGGATACGACGGAAAATGGGTTTGGGCCAAAAGTGTGCTACCTTCTGACTGGAAGACTGGGGCTGTATATGACTCCGGAGTTCAAATCGATGATATTGCGCAAGAGGGTTGCTCTCCCTGTGATGACGGCAGTTGGAATTAA
- the LOC133793095 gene encoding alanine--tRNA ligase, chloroplastic/mitochondrial isoform X1 gives MSFTFRDTAMATGSFKLPHSLSRSHGRNTLLPFPTSALLPKAPSPLLHPHPTFVLSTGIITRTIQLFTPNIFPCGPHALKEGWGMQFSRRSTSASVQPVTEKSTEDKSKDPLVSGDSIRRRFLDFYASRGHKVLPSSSLVPDDPTVLLTIAGMLQFKPIFLGKVPRQVPCATTAQRCIRTNDVENVGRTARHHTFFEMLGNFSFGDYFKKEAIRWAWELSTVEFGLPVDRVWVSVYEDDDEAFQIWHDEVGVPVERIKRMGEEDNFWSSGATGPCGPCSELYYDFHPERGYANADLGDDTRFIEFYNLVFMQYNKKDDGSLEPLKQKNIDTGLGLERMARILQKQVPNNYETDLIYPIIKRASELANVSYELADDQLKMNLKILGDHMRAVVYLISDGVVPSNIGRGYVVRRLIRRAVRTGRLLGIDGDGRGNLDGAFLPEIAEKVIELSTYIDPDVKNRAQRILGELKREELRFVQTLERGEKLLEQMLADALLSAQENETAPCLSGKNAFLLYDTYGFPVEITTEVAEERGVSIDMAGFDVEMENQRRQSQAAHNAVKLEVENSADLTENVPDTEFLGYETLSARAVVESLMVNGKPVIQVVEGTDVEIMLNRTPFYAESGGQIGDNGFLYVTEGGNQQKAVIEIKDVQKSLGSIFVHKGVIKEGIVEVGKEVEAAVDTNLRQRAKVHHTATHLLQAALKKVIGQETSQAGSLVAFDRLRFDFNFHRPLVDNEIIEIEGLVNKWIGDATLLQTKVMALADAKNAGAIAMFGEKYGEQVRVVEVPGVSMELCGGTHVSNTAEIRGFKIISEQGIASGVRRIEAVAGEAFIEYVTSRDYHMKNLCSTLKVKAEEVTTRVENLLEELRTTRNEVSALREKAAIFKASILATKAFSVGASKEIRVLVESMDDTDADALRSAAEHLIGTLPDPAAVVLGSCPGEGKVSLVAAFSPGVVDLGILAGKFIGPIAKLCGGGGGGRPNFAQAGGRKPENLAGALEKARSELVSILSEKAS, from the exons ATGTCATTCACTTTCAGAGATACAGCCATGGCCACGGGCAGCTTCAAGCTCCCACACTCTCTCAGCAGAAGTCATGGCCGTAACACTCTTCTTCCATTTCCCACTTCAGCCTTATTGCCCAAAGCACCATCTCCTCTTCTTCACCCTCATCCCACCTTTGTGCTTTCAACTG GCATCATTACAAGAACCATACAGTTGTTTACTCCGAATATTTTTCCCTGTGGACCTCATGCATTGAAAGAAGGATGGGGCATGCAGTTTAGCCGAAGAAGCACATCAG CATCTGTACAGCCTGTGACAGAAAAGTCAACAGAGGATAAGTCTAAGGATCCCCTTGTGAGTGGAGATTCCATTCGCCGCCGGTTTCTTGACTTTTATGCTTCTCGTGGTCACAAGGTTCTTCCAAGTTCTTCTCTTGTACCAGATGATCCGACAGTTCTGTTGACAATTGCGGGGATGCTTCAATTCAAACCTATATTTTTGGGGAAG GTTCCTAGACAAGTACCTTGTGCTACAACTGCGCAAAGGTGCATACGTACAAATGATGTGGAAAATGTAGGTCGAACAGCACGACATCATACTTTTTTTGAGATGCTTGGAAACTTCAGTTTTGGGGATTACTTCAAGAAGGAAGCAATTAGATGGGCATGGGAACTTTCAACTGTAGA ATTTGGGTTGCCAGTTGACAGAGTTTGGGTGAGTGTttatgaagatgatgatgaagcttTTCAAATCTGGCACGATGAG GTGGGTGTACCTGTTGAGCGTATAAAGAGGATGGGTGAAGAGGACAACTTTTGGTCCAGCGGAGCAACTGGTCCTTGTGGTCCCTGCTCAGAGCTCTATTATGATTTCCATCCTGAGAGAGGATATGCAAATGCT GATCTTGGAGATGATACAAGGTTCATTGAGTTCTACAATCTGGTTTTCATGCAATACAACAAAAAAGATGATGGTTCACTTGAACCCTTAAAACAGAAGAACATAGATACTGGACTTGGCCTGGAGCGCATGGCTCGCATCCTTCAAAAG CAGGTCCCAAACAATTATGAGACTGACTTGATCTATCCAATTATAAAGAGGGCATCAGAACTGGCAAATGTGTCATATGAGCTTGCTGATGATCAATTAAAAATGAATCTTAAA ATATTAGGAGATCATATGCGTGCTGTTGTATATCTCATATCAGATGGGGTTGTCCCATCAAATATTGGTAGAGGGTATGTAGTTCGGCGGCTCATAAGAAGGGCTGTTCGCACTGGAAGGTTGCTAGGTATAGATGGTGATGGTAGGGGAAACCTTGATGGAGCGTTTTTACCAGAAATTGCAGAAAAAGTAATAGAGTTAAGCACCTATATCGATCCGGATGTAAAGAATAGAGCACAGCGCATTCTTGGGGAGTTGAAAAGAGAAGAGCTTCGATTTGTTCAAACATTAGAGAGAGGAGAAAAGTTGCTTGAACAAATGCTTGCTGATGCATTGTTAAGTGCACAAGAAAACGAAACAGCACCTTGCTTATCTGGTAAAAATGCATTTCTTTTGTATGATACTTATGGATTTCCAGTGGAAATAACAACAGAAGTGGCTGAAGAACGTGGTGTTAGCATCGATATGgctggttttgatgttgaaatggAAAATCAAAGGCGCCAATCTCAAGCTGCACACAATGCTGTTAAGCTTGAGGTTGAAAATAGTGCAGATCTTACAGAAAATGTTCCTGATACTGAGTTTCTTGGATATGAAACCCTTTCTGCCCGAGCAGTAGTGGAAAGCCTTATGGTGAATGGAAAACCAGTAATACAGGTTGTGGAAGGTACTGATGTTGAGATTATGCTGAACAGGACTCCGTTTTATGCTGAATCAGGTGGTCAAATTGGAGATAATGGTTTCTTATATGTCACCGAAGGTGGAAACCAACAGAAGGCTGTGATCGAGATTAAAGATGTCCAAAAATCATTGGGCAGCATATTTGTTCATAAGGGCGTTATTAAAGAAGGTATTGTAGAGGTTGGTAAAGAAGTGGAAGCAGCAGTGGATACCAATTTGAGGCAGCGGGCTAAG GTTCATCACACTGCTACTCATTTGCTACAAGCTGCATTGAAGAAAGTTATAGGTCAGGAAACATCACAAGCAGGTTCATTGGTGGCTTTTGATCGCCTCAGATTTGATTTCAACTTCCACCGACCACTTGTCGACAATGAGATCATTGAAATTGAAGGATTAGTTAATAAATGGATTGGGGATGCTACGCTTCTTCAGACTAAAGTGATGGCTCTTGCGGATGCAAAAAATGCAGGGGCTATTGCCATGTTTGGAGAAAAATACGGGGAACAG GTACGGGTTGTAGAAGTTCCGGGTGTATCCATGGAACTTTGTGGTGGAACCCATGTCAGCAATACTGCTGAAATACGTGGATTCAAAATAATATCCGAGCAGGGTATTGCATCTGGAGTTAGGCGTATAGAAGCAGTAGCAGGTGAAGCTTTCATTGAATATGTAACTTCCAGGGATTATCATATGAAGAATTTATGCTCCACTCTCAAA GTGAAAGCTGAAGAAGTTACAACCAGAGTAGAAAATCTCTTAGAAGAGTTACGGACAACCAGAAATGAAGTTTCTGCTTTACGTGAAAAAGCAGCAATATTTAAAGCCTCAATTTTAGCAACCAAGGCATTTTCAGTAGGAGCTTCGAAAGAGATCAG GGTACTTGTGGAGTCCATGGATGATACTGATGCTGATGCACTGAGAAGTGCAGCTGAGCATCTGATTGGTACATTACCTGATCCAGCTGCTGTAGTACTGGGCTCATGTCCAGGCGAGGGAAAGGTCAGTTTAGTTGCTGCATTCTCTCCAGGGGTTGTGGACCTGGGAATACTGGCAGGGAAGTTCATAGGGCCTATAGCTAAGTTGTGTGGTGGGGGAGGAGGCGGCAGACCTAACTTTGCTCAGGCAGGTGGAAGGAAGCCTGAGAATTTAGCAGGCGCACTTGAGAAAGCTCGATCAGAGCTCGTCTCAATCCTATCTGAAAAGGCAAGCTAA
- the LOC133793095 gene encoding alanine--tRNA ligase, chloroplastic/mitochondrial isoform X3: MLQFKPIFLGKVPRQVPCATTAQRCIRTNDVENVGRTARHHTFFEMLGNFSFGDYFKKEAIRWAWELSTVEFGLPVDRVWVSVYEDDDEAFQIWHDEVGVPVERIKRMGEEDNFWSSGATGPCGPCSELYYDFHPERGYANADLGDDTRFIEFYNLVFMQYNKKDDGSLEPLKQKNIDTGLGLERMARILQKQVPNNYETDLIYPIIKRASELANVSYELADDQLKMNLKILGDHMRAVVYLISDGVVPSNIGRGYVVRRLIRRAVRTGRLLGIDGDGRGNLDGAFLPEIAEKVIELSTYIDPDVKNRAQRILGELKREELRFVQTLERGEKLLEQMLADALLSAQENETAPCLSGKNAFLLYDTYGFPVEITTEVAEERGVSIDMAGFDVEMENQRRQSQAAHNAVKLEVENSADLTENVPDTEFLGYETLSARAVVESLMVNGKPVIQVVEGTDVEIMLNRTPFYAESGGQIGDNGFLYVTEGGNQQKAVIEIKDVQKSLGSIFVHKGVIKEGIVEVGKEVEAAVDTNLRQRAKVHHTATHLLQAALKKVIGQETSQAGSLVAFDRLRFDFNFHRPLVDNEIIEIEGLVNKWIGDATLLQTKVMALADAKNAGAIAMFGEKYGEQVRVVEVPGVSMELCGGTHVSNTAEIRGFKIISEQGIASGVRRIEAVAGEAFIEYVTSRDYHMKNLCSTLKVKAEEVTTRVENLLEELRTTRNEVSALREKAAIFKASILATKAFSVGASKEIRVLVESMDDTDADALRSAAEHLIGTLPDPAAVVLGSCPGEGKVSLVAAFSPGVVDLGILAGKFIGPIAKLCGGGGGGRPNFAQAGGRKPENLAGALEKARSELVSILSEKAS, from the exons ATGCTTCAATTCAAACCTATATTTTTGGGGAAG GTTCCTAGACAAGTACCTTGTGCTACAACTGCGCAAAGGTGCATACGTACAAATGATGTGGAAAATGTAGGTCGAACAGCACGACATCATACTTTTTTTGAGATGCTTGGAAACTTCAGTTTTGGGGATTACTTCAAGAAGGAAGCAATTAGATGGGCATGGGAACTTTCAACTGTAGA ATTTGGGTTGCCAGTTGACAGAGTTTGGGTGAGTGTttatgaagatgatgatgaagcttTTCAAATCTGGCACGATGAG GTGGGTGTACCTGTTGAGCGTATAAAGAGGATGGGTGAAGAGGACAACTTTTGGTCCAGCGGAGCAACTGGTCCTTGTGGTCCCTGCTCAGAGCTCTATTATGATTTCCATCCTGAGAGAGGATATGCAAATGCT GATCTTGGAGATGATACAAGGTTCATTGAGTTCTACAATCTGGTTTTCATGCAATACAACAAAAAAGATGATGGTTCACTTGAACCCTTAAAACAGAAGAACATAGATACTGGACTTGGCCTGGAGCGCATGGCTCGCATCCTTCAAAAG CAGGTCCCAAACAATTATGAGACTGACTTGATCTATCCAATTATAAAGAGGGCATCAGAACTGGCAAATGTGTCATATGAGCTTGCTGATGATCAATTAAAAATGAATCTTAAA ATATTAGGAGATCATATGCGTGCTGTTGTATATCTCATATCAGATGGGGTTGTCCCATCAAATATTGGTAGAGGGTATGTAGTTCGGCGGCTCATAAGAAGGGCTGTTCGCACTGGAAGGTTGCTAGGTATAGATGGTGATGGTAGGGGAAACCTTGATGGAGCGTTTTTACCAGAAATTGCAGAAAAAGTAATAGAGTTAAGCACCTATATCGATCCGGATGTAAAGAATAGAGCACAGCGCATTCTTGGGGAGTTGAAAAGAGAAGAGCTTCGATTTGTTCAAACATTAGAGAGAGGAGAAAAGTTGCTTGAACAAATGCTTGCTGATGCATTGTTAAGTGCACAAGAAAACGAAACAGCACCTTGCTTATCTGGTAAAAATGCATTTCTTTTGTATGATACTTATGGATTTCCAGTGGAAATAACAACAGAAGTGGCTGAAGAACGTGGTGTTAGCATCGATATGgctggttttgatgttgaaatggAAAATCAAAGGCGCCAATCTCAAGCTGCACACAATGCTGTTAAGCTTGAGGTTGAAAATAGTGCAGATCTTACAGAAAATGTTCCTGATACTGAGTTTCTTGGATATGAAACCCTTTCTGCCCGAGCAGTAGTGGAAAGCCTTATGGTGAATGGAAAACCAGTAATACAGGTTGTGGAAGGTACTGATGTTGAGATTATGCTGAACAGGACTCCGTTTTATGCTGAATCAGGTGGTCAAATTGGAGATAATGGTTTCTTATATGTCACCGAAGGTGGAAACCAACAGAAGGCTGTGATCGAGATTAAAGATGTCCAAAAATCATTGGGCAGCATATTTGTTCATAAGGGCGTTATTAAAGAAGGTATTGTAGAGGTTGGTAAAGAAGTGGAAGCAGCAGTGGATACCAATTTGAGGCAGCGGGCTAAG GTTCATCACACTGCTACTCATTTGCTACAAGCTGCATTGAAGAAAGTTATAGGTCAGGAAACATCACAAGCAGGTTCATTGGTGGCTTTTGATCGCCTCAGATTTGATTTCAACTTCCACCGACCACTTGTCGACAATGAGATCATTGAAATTGAAGGATTAGTTAATAAATGGATTGGGGATGCTACGCTTCTTCAGACTAAAGTGATGGCTCTTGCGGATGCAAAAAATGCAGGGGCTATTGCCATGTTTGGAGAAAAATACGGGGAACAG GTACGGGTTGTAGAAGTTCCGGGTGTATCCATGGAACTTTGTGGTGGAACCCATGTCAGCAATACTGCTGAAATACGTGGATTCAAAATAATATCCGAGCAGGGTATTGCATCTGGAGTTAGGCGTATAGAAGCAGTAGCAGGTGAAGCTTTCATTGAATATGTAACTTCCAGGGATTATCATATGAAGAATTTATGCTCCACTCTCAAA GTGAAAGCTGAAGAAGTTACAACCAGAGTAGAAAATCTCTTAGAAGAGTTACGGACAACCAGAAATGAAGTTTCTGCTTTACGTGAAAAAGCAGCAATATTTAAAGCCTCAATTTTAGCAACCAAGGCATTTTCAGTAGGAGCTTCGAAAGAGATCAG GGTACTTGTGGAGTCCATGGATGATACTGATGCTGATGCACTGAGAAGTGCAGCTGAGCATCTGATTGGTACATTACCTGATCCAGCTGCTGTAGTACTGGGCTCATGTCCAGGCGAGGGAAAGGTCAGTTTAGTTGCTGCATTCTCTCCAGGGGTTGTGGACCTGGGAATACTGGCAGGGAAGTTCATAGGGCCTATAGCTAAGTTGTGTGGTGGGGGAGGAGGCGGCAGACCTAACTTTGCTCAGGCAGGTGGAAGGAAGCCTGAGAATTTAGCAGGCGCACTTGAGAAAGCTCGATCAGAGCTCGTCTCAATCCTATCTGAAAAGGCAAGCTAA
- the LOC133793095 gene encoding alanine--tRNA ligase, chloroplastic/mitochondrial isoform X2: MSFTFRDTAMATGSFKLPHSLSRSHGRNTLLPFPTSALLPKAPSPLLHPHPTFVLSTGIITRTIQLFTPNIFPCGPHALKEGWGMQFSRRSTSASVQPVTEKSTEDKSKDPLVSGDSIRRRFLDFYASRGHKVLPSSSLVPDDPTVLLTIAGMLQFKPIFLGKVPRQVPCATTAQRCIRTNDVENVGRTARHHTFFEMLGNFSFGDYFKKEAIRWAWELSTVEFGLPVDRVWVSVYEDDDEAFQIWHDEVGVPVERIKRMGEEDNFWSSGATGPCGPCSELYYDFHPERGYANADLGDDTRFIEFYNLVFMQYNKKDDGSLEPLKQKNIDTGLGLERMARILQKVPNNYETDLIYPIIKRASELANVSYELADDQLKMNLKILGDHMRAVVYLISDGVVPSNIGRGYVVRRLIRRAVRTGRLLGIDGDGRGNLDGAFLPEIAEKVIELSTYIDPDVKNRAQRILGELKREELRFVQTLERGEKLLEQMLADALLSAQENETAPCLSGKNAFLLYDTYGFPVEITTEVAEERGVSIDMAGFDVEMENQRRQSQAAHNAVKLEVENSADLTENVPDTEFLGYETLSARAVVESLMVNGKPVIQVVEGTDVEIMLNRTPFYAESGGQIGDNGFLYVTEGGNQQKAVIEIKDVQKSLGSIFVHKGVIKEGIVEVGKEVEAAVDTNLRQRAKVHHTATHLLQAALKKVIGQETSQAGSLVAFDRLRFDFNFHRPLVDNEIIEIEGLVNKWIGDATLLQTKVMALADAKNAGAIAMFGEKYGEQVRVVEVPGVSMELCGGTHVSNTAEIRGFKIISEQGIASGVRRIEAVAGEAFIEYVTSRDYHMKNLCSTLKVKAEEVTTRVENLLEELRTTRNEVSALREKAAIFKASILATKAFSVGASKEIRVLVESMDDTDADALRSAAEHLIGTLPDPAAVVLGSCPGEGKVSLVAAFSPGVVDLGILAGKFIGPIAKLCGGGGGGRPNFAQAGGRKPENLAGALEKARSELVSILSEKAS, from the exons ATGTCATTCACTTTCAGAGATACAGCCATGGCCACGGGCAGCTTCAAGCTCCCACACTCTCTCAGCAGAAGTCATGGCCGTAACACTCTTCTTCCATTTCCCACTTCAGCCTTATTGCCCAAAGCACCATCTCCTCTTCTTCACCCTCATCCCACCTTTGTGCTTTCAACTG GCATCATTACAAGAACCATACAGTTGTTTACTCCGAATATTTTTCCCTGTGGACCTCATGCATTGAAAGAAGGATGGGGCATGCAGTTTAGCCGAAGAAGCACATCAG CATCTGTACAGCCTGTGACAGAAAAGTCAACAGAGGATAAGTCTAAGGATCCCCTTGTGAGTGGAGATTCCATTCGCCGCCGGTTTCTTGACTTTTATGCTTCTCGTGGTCACAAGGTTCTTCCAAGTTCTTCTCTTGTACCAGATGATCCGACAGTTCTGTTGACAATTGCGGGGATGCTTCAATTCAAACCTATATTTTTGGGGAAG GTTCCTAGACAAGTACCTTGTGCTACAACTGCGCAAAGGTGCATACGTACAAATGATGTGGAAAATGTAGGTCGAACAGCACGACATCATACTTTTTTTGAGATGCTTGGAAACTTCAGTTTTGGGGATTACTTCAAGAAGGAAGCAATTAGATGGGCATGGGAACTTTCAACTGTAGA ATTTGGGTTGCCAGTTGACAGAGTTTGGGTGAGTGTttatgaagatgatgatgaagcttTTCAAATCTGGCACGATGAG GTGGGTGTACCTGTTGAGCGTATAAAGAGGATGGGTGAAGAGGACAACTTTTGGTCCAGCGGAGCAACTGGTCCTTGTGGTCCCTGCTCAGAGCTCTATTATGATTTCCATCCTGAGAGAGGATATGCAAATGCT GATCTTGGAGATGATACAAGGTTCATTGAGTTCTACAATCTGGTTTTCATGCAATACAACAAAAAAGATGATGGTTCACTTGAACCCTTAAAACAGAAGAACATAGATACTGGACTTGGCCTGGAGCGCATGGCTCGCATCCTTCAAAAG GTCCCAAACAATTATGAGACTGACTTGATCTATCCAATTATAAAGAGGGCATCAGAACTGGCAAATGTGTCATATGAGCTTGCTGATGATCAATTAAAAATGAATCTTAAA ATATTAGGAGATCATATGCGTGCTGTTGTATATCTCATATCAGATGGGGTTGTCCCATCAAATATTGGTAGAGGGTATGTAGTTCGGCGGCTCATAAGAAGGGCTGTTCGCACTGGAAGGTTGCTAGGTATAGATGGTGATGGTAGGGGAAACCTTGATGGAGCGTTTTTACCAGAAATTGCAGAAAAAGTAATAGAGTTAAGCACCTATATCGATCCGGATGTAAAGAATAGAGCACAGCGCATTCTTGGGGAGTTGAAAAGAGAAGAGCTTCGATTTGTTCAAACATTAGAGAGAGGAGAAAAGTTGCTTGAACAAATGCTTGCTGATGCATTGTTAAGTGCACAAGAAAACGAAACAGCACCTTGCTTATCTGGTAAAAATGCATTTCTTTTGTATGATACTTATGGATTTCCAGTGGAAATAACAACAGAAGTGGCTGAAGAACGTGGTGTTAGCATCGATATGgctggttttgatgttgaaatggAAAATCAAAGGCGCCAATCTCAAGCTGCACACAATGCTGTTAAGCTTGAGGTTGAAAATAGTGCAGATCTTACAGAAAATGTTCCTGATACTGAGTTTCTTGGATATGAAACCCTTTCTGCCCGAGCAGTAGTGGAAAGCCTTATGGTGAATGGAAAACCAGTAATACAGGTTGTGGAAGGTACTGATGTTGAGATTATGCTGAACAGGACTCCGTTTTATGCTGAATCAGGTGGTCAAATTGGAGATAATGGTTTCTTATATGTCACCGAAGGTGGAAACCAACAGAAGGCTGTGATCGAGATTAAAGATGTCCAAAAATCATTGGGCAGCATATTTGTTCATAAGGGCGTTATTAAAGAAGGTATTGTAGAGGTTGGTAAAGAAGTGGAAGCAGCAGTGGATACCAATTTGAGGCAGCGGGCTAAG GTTCATCACACTGCTACTCATTTGCTACAAGCTGCATTGAAGAAAGTTATAGGTCAGGAAACATCACAAGCAGGTTCATTGGTGGCTTTTGATCGCCTCAGATTTGATTTCAACTTCCACCGACCACTTGTCGACAATGAGATCATTGAAATTGAAGGATTAGTTAATAAATGGATTGGGGATGCTACGCTTCTTCAGACTAAAGTGATGGCTCTTGCGGATGCAAAAAATGCAGGGGCTATTGCCATGTTTGGAGAAAAATACGGGGAACAG GTACGGGTTGTAGAAGTTCCGGGTGTATCCATGGAACTTTGTGGTGGAACCCATGTCAGCAATACTGCTGAAATACGTGGATTCAAAATAATATCCGAGCAGGGTATTGCATCTGGAGTTAGGCGTATAGAAGCAGTAGCAGGTGAAGCTTTCATTGAATATGTAACTTCCAGGGATTATCATATGAAGAATTTATGCTCCACTCTCAAA GTGAAAGCTGAAGAAGTTACAACCAGAGTAGAAAATCTCTTAGAAGAGTTACGGACAACCAGAAATGAAGTTTCTGCTTTACGTGAAAAAGCAGCAATATTTAAAGCCTCAATTTTAGCAACCAAGGCATTTTCAGTAGGAGCTTCGAAAGAGATCAG GGTACTTGTGGAGTCCATGGATGATACTGATGCTGATGCACTGAGAAGTGCAGCTGAGCATCTGATTGGTACATTACCTGATCCAGCTGCTGTAGTACTGGGCTCATGTCCAGGCGAGGGAAAGGTCAGTTTAGTTGCTGCATTCTCTCCAGGGGTTGTGGACCTGGGAATACTGGCAGGGAAGTTCATAGGGCCTATAGCTAAGTTGTGTGGTGGGGGAGGAGGCGGCAGACCTAACTTTGCTCAGGCAGGTGGAAGGAAGCCTGAGAATTTAGCAGGCGCACTTGAGAAAGCTCGATCAGAGCTCGTCTCAATCCTATCTGAAAAGGCAAGCTAA
- the LOC133793168 gene encoding uncharacterized protein LOC133793168 has translation MEDHGPGLLLTSDHVLTSVLDEDAAGIGQSLYPLHRTKTLHLIFKQVFEDFCHSNGMKANLSKSQVFFSGISAQDKRQLQLLLELEEGSFPLKYLGVPMRPTKWKAADCGEILKKIKLRLHTWSSRHLSYAGRVQLITSVLLGLRNYWMNIFLLPQSIIKEVDKLCMWFLWGNDGTRSKFHLTSWSTVCLPKAFGGLGFGEGSKWNKALLGKYIWAISHQQEALWVKWVHAVYLKGQNFWQYHLKDDASWYWRKICQLREMFSQEEIEKAGSNGRFKVRQLYTGLIQLIPVNYKQFVWNRVSVPKHRFIIWLAVNSKLLTRDHLQRVMQLESSLCPVCDQELESHSHLLFGCYFSQQVVLKIHDWFGCSWPLIYSDWCRWIGGMSKGVRASNVAAVLSATVYYVWHNRNICVVHNYFLSIMAVVELIKNAIKCRLSAFYSDDVVKL, from the exons ATGGAGGACCACGGTCCCGGATTATTGTTGACCAGTGACCACG TGCTGACTTCAGTTTTGGATGAGGATGCTGCTGGTATTGGTCAAAGTCTATACCCACTGCACCGTACTAAAACTCTTCATCTG ATCTTTAAGCAGGTTTTTGAAGACTTTTGCCACAGTAATGGAATGAAGGCTAACTTAAGCAAGTCTCAAGTCTTCTTCAGTGGTATCTCTGCTCAAGACAAACGCCAACTACAGCTTCTGTTAGAGTTAGAAGAGGGTTCCTTCCCCCTGAAATACCTTGGAGTCCCAATGAGACCCACTAAATGGAAAGCGGCTGACTGCGGTGAAATTCTTAAAAAGATAAAGCTCAGACTTCATACTTGGTCAAGTAGACATCTATCTTATGCAGGGAGAGTTCAGCTCATCACTTCTGTTCTTTTGGGGCTGAGAAATTACTGGATGAATATTTTTTTACTGCCTCAAAGTATAATCAAAGAAGTGGACAAGCTTTGCATGTGGTTTCTTTGGGGTAATGATGGAACTAGGAGCAAATTTCATCTTACATCCTGGTCTACGGTTTGTTTGCCTAAAGCTTTTGGTGGTTTGGGGTTTGGAGAAGGGTCTAAGTGGAATAAGGCTTTGCTTGGTAAATATATTTGGGCTATTAGCCATCAGCAGGAAGCATTATGGGTAAAGTGGGTTCATGCAGTGTATTTAAAGGGTCAAAACTTTTGGCAATACCATCTTAAGGATGATGCTAGTTGGTACTGGCGCAAAATCTGTCAATTACGTGAGATGTTCTCTCAAGAGGAGATTGAAAAGGCTGGTAGTAATGGAAGGTTTAAAGTTAGACAGCTGTATACTGGTCTGATTCAGCTTATCCCTGTCAATTACAAGCAATTTGTTTGGAACAGAGTGAGTGTTCCTAAGCATAGGTTCATCATTTGGCTTGCAGTCAATTCTAAATTGCTAACTAGGGACCACTTACAAAGAGTGATGCAGCTGGAATCTTCTCTTTGCCCGGTCTGTGATCAAGAGTTGGAGAGTCATAGTCATCTGCTCTTTGGGTGTTATTTCTCTCAACAGGTTGTTCTAAAGATTCATGACTGGTTTGGCTGTTCTTGGCCTCTTATATACTCAGACTGGTGCAGATGGATTGGTGGTATGAGTAAGGGGGTTAGAGCTTCAAATGTGGCCGCTGTGTTATCTGCTACGGTCTACTATGTGTGGCATAACAGAAACATTTGTGTTGTTCATAATTACTTTCTTAGTATTATGGCTGTAGTTGAGTTGATAAAAAATGCCATTAAGTGTAGACTGAGTGCGTTTTACTCTGATGATGTTGTAAAGTTGTGA